The proteins below come from a single Branchiostoma floridae strain S238N-H82 chromosome 5, Bfl_VNyyK, whole genome shotgun sequence genomic window:
- the LOC118415345 gene encoding coiled-coil domain-containing protein 115-like: MDISTVCERLDELIVELFDKLEALTAARKRMDDHLKQGYFNLAKARYSLGVKGVGQIQYAAIMEPLVHVHVSEEDSCSKFNLDRIIPNKSSSGAAKKVSFDDQESKVRRRHTGRGDEENEEQREGSDEEEDDEVAELSSGVEDLELHQVVDPHSLQDPLRWFGILVPPCLRHGQHSFSQVIAMSCQVASLQSQIDQLRLEYRQLLRQKQQLVQQSA; this comes from the exons ATGGACATATCTACGGTGTGTGAGAGACTGGATGAACTTATTGTTGAACTGTTTGACAAGTTGGAGGCTCTCACTGCGGCCAGGAAGAGAATGGACGATCATTTGAAGCAG GGTTACTTTAACCTGGCGAAAGCTCGGTACTCCCTGGGTGTGAAGGGTGTAGGACAGATCCAGTATGCAGCCATCATGGAGCCGCTGGTTCATGTACATGTCAG TGAAGAAGATAGCTGCAGCAAATTCAATCTAGACAGAATCATTCCCAACAAGTCCAGCTCTGGAGCTGCCAAGAAAGTTTCCTTTGATGACCAAG AAAGCAAGGTGCGCCGCAGACACACCGGCAGAGGGGATGAGGAGAATGAGGAACAGAGGGAGGGATctgatgaggaggaggatgatGAGGTTGCAGAGTTGAGCAGCGGTGTGGAGGATCTGGAGTTACatcaggtcgttgacccccacaGCCTGCAGGACCCCCTGAGGTGGTTTGGTATCCTGGTGCCACCCTGTCTCAGACATGGGCAACACAGCTTCTCCCAGG TTATAGCCATGTCCTGCCAGGTGGCCAGCCTGCAGTCCCAGATTGACCAGTTGCGACTGGAGTACCGCCAGCTTCTCCGTCAGAAACAGCAGCTAGTGCAACAATCTGCCTAA